The proteins below are encoded in one region of Paenibacillus albus:
- a CDS encoding DUF2642 domain-containing protein has translation MKHRHPLLDRYVELDISGKMVPIRGKLIDLGQDILVLHNGTQFLYVPLIHLQQLRLAKNDTQQEIDVPELPFEPQNDPISYRKVLMNAKGMFSELYITGNQSIHGYLTSVMNDFFVFYSPVYHSVIVSLQHLKYLIPYNPNVTPYTLTPEQFPLKPSPITLARTFDQQLRKLIGEFVILDLGENPNKIGVLKGLDQNMIELSTAGGNPVFLHFDHVKTVHLP, from the coding sequence ATGAAACATCGTCACCCTTTATTAGACCGTTATGTCGAGCTTGACATCTCAGGAAAGATGGTACCCATTCGAGGTAAGCTCATTGATCTAGGTCAAGATATTCTCGTGCTTCATAACGGTACGCAATTTCTGTACGTCCCTTTAATCCATCTGCAGCAGCTTAGACTGGCCAAGAACGATACGCAGCAAGAAATTGATGTCCCAGAGCTCCCTTTTGAACCGCAGAATGATCCGATCTCTTACCGTAAAGTGCTTATGAACGCCAAAGGGATGTTCTCCGAGCTGTATATAACTGGAAATCAATCGATCCATGGCTACTTGACCAGCGTAATGAACGATTTCTTCGTCTTCTACTCACCTGTATACCATTCCGTTATCGTCTCGTTACAGCATCTGAAATATTTAATTCCCTACAACCCCAATGTGACGCCATATACGCTTACTCCGGAGCAATTTCCACTCAAGCCCTCGCCAATTACACTTGCCAGAACCTTTGATCAACAGCTTCGCAAGCTGATTGGAGAATTCGTCATCCTCGACTTGGGGGAGAACCCGAACAAGATCGGCGTACTCAAGGGCCTCGACCAAAATATGATTGAACTGTCTACAGCAGGCGGCAACCCGGTATTTCTTCATTTTGATCATGTCAAAACCGTTCATTTGCCATAA
- a CDS encoding CotH kinase family protein, which produces MSGEGLPTRKITIDLEDLRRLESDVWSNEFAPVKLEMNGVVMDAKLRFRGGHTRNYPKKSYEIHYGYNRILHWNAEFDDPSMIRNALSFQFFNLMGVPSPKTKHMWLEWNGNPHGCYLELESVDSKFFRKRGIGARSLIYAVNDKANFSTIDPYTDSEKETMFEGYRVMKGTDYTRTKLIRFVKRINRPANSSLRTYLANRLDVYLYLKWLAGAVLTGNYDGFDQNYALYEHTSTGRYRIIPWDYEGTWGRNCYGKLCGSDLVDVKGYNTLTWKVLSYKSCRQAYRKILSNMLATKFTVETIEPMIANLYEKLGPAIRDDFTRKWPYYAFEQEPQTFLDYIEERRAIVQEVLDTWKD; this is translated from the coding sequence ATGTCCGGGGAAGGACTGCCTACTCGTAAAATAACAATTGACCTCGAAGATTTGCGGAGGCTGGAATCGGACGTTTGGAGCAACGAGTTCGCTCCCGTCAAGCTGGAGATGAACGGCGTCGTAATGGATGCCAAGCTTCGGTTCCGCGGCGGTCACACACGCAACTATCCGAAGAAATCCTATGAGATCCATTATGGATACAATCGAATTCTGCATTGGAATGCCGAGTTTGACGATCCCTCGATGATTCGCAACGCGCTCTCTTTTCAATTTTTTAATCTGATGGGTGTCCCTTCGCCAAAGACGAAGCATATGTGGCTCGAATGGAACGGCAATCCGCATGGCTGTTACTTAGAGCTCGAATCCGTCGATTCGAAGTTCTTCCGCAAGCGGGGCATTGGCGCGAGATCGCTGATCTACGCGGTTAATGACAAAGCAAACTTCAGCACGATCGACCCTTATACGGACTCGGAGAAGGAAACGATGTTCGAAGGATATCGGGTTATGAAAGGAACGGATTATACGCGCACGAAGCTCATTCGCTTCGTCAAACGCATTAACCGGCCGGCGAATTCATCGCTGCGAACTTACTTGGCGAACCGGCTTGATGTCTATTTATATTTGAAATGGCTCGCTGGCGCTGTGCTGACCGGCAATTATGACGGGTTCGATCAGAACTACGCGCTGTATGAACATACAAGCACAGGCCGATACCGGATCATTCCATGGGATTATGAAGGAACTTGGGGGAGAAACTGCTACGGCAAGCTATGCGGCAGCGATCTTGTCGATGTGAAGGGGTACAACACGCTCACGTGGAAGGTGCTCTCTTATAAGTCATGCAGGCAGGCTTACCGTAAAATCCTCTCGAATATGCTCGCAACCAAATTTACGGTCGAAACGATTGAGCCGATGATTGCGAACTTATACGAGAAGCTCGGACCTGCGATTCGGGATGATTTTACGCGCAAATGGCCCTATTACGCCTTCGAACAGGAGCCGCAGACTTTTCTGGACTACATTGAAGAACGCAGGGCCATTGTGCAAGAAGTGCTCGATACGTGGAAAGATTAA
- a CDS encoding aminotransferase class I/II-fold pyridoxal phosphate-dependent enzyme yields MIKDEEKQTGTLTRRASMSDYLSEQVRAIKPSGIRRFFDLASGRKDIITLGVGEPDFVTPWHVREASVYALETGKTQYTSNAGTPELREEIGIYLNREFDVTYDPANEIIVTVGGSEAIDLALRALIEPGDEILVPEPCYISYSPITALSGGVPVGVETFAKDSFKLTAESLRAVITPRSKVLILCYPSNPTGGIMTYEDWLPIAKVVEENDLIVISDEIYAELTYGTKHVSFASMPGMRERTILVSGFSKAFAMTGWRIGYACGHPELISAMLKIHQYTVMCASNMAQVAALEALRNGMEEKDRMIESYNQRRRIIVKGFREIGLDCHEPQGAFYAFPSIAGLGLTSEEFATGLLTKHKVAAVPGDVFGLGGEGHLRCSYATHVNQITEAIERIGLYVRELKGN; encoded by the coding sequence ATGATTAAGGACGAGGAAAAACAAACGGGAACATTGACGCGCCGCGCATCCATGTCGGACTATCTCTCGGAGCAGGTACGGGCTATTAAACCGTCCGGCATCCGCCGATTTTTCGATTTGGCAAGCGGACGTAAAGATATTATTACTCTTGGCGTAGGCGAACCGGATTTCGTGACGCCTTGGCATGTACGTGAAGCAAGCGTATATGCGCTAGAAACAGGCAAGACGCAGTACACTTCGAATGCGGGGACGCCTGAGCTTCGCGAGGAAATCGGCATTTATTTGAACCGTGAATTTGACGTGACTTATGATCCGGCCAATGAGATCATCGTTACGGTCGGCGGCAGCGAGGCGATTGACCTTGCGCTGCGTGCTTTGATCGAACCGGGCGATGAAATTCTCGTGCCAGAGCCATGTTATATTTCGTATTCACCGATTACGGCACTCAGCGGCGGTGTTCCTGTCGGTGTTGAGACGTTCGCGAAGGATAGCTTCAAGCTAACGGCTGAATCGCTCCGTGCTGTCATTACGCCGCGCTCGAAAGTACTTATTCTGTGCTACCCGAGCAACCCGACAGGCGGCATTATGACCTATGAAGACTGGCTGCCGATCGCGAAGGTTGTGGAAGAGAACGATCTTATCGTTATTTCCGACGAAATCTATGCAGAGCTCACTTACGGCACGAAGCATGTCAGCTTCGCTTCAATGCCTGGCATGAGGGAACGTACGATTCTGGTCAGCGGCTTCTCCAAGGCTTTTGCGATGACGGGCTGGCGGATTGGTTATGCATGCGGTCATCCTGAGCTGATCTCGGCGATGCTGAAGATTCACCAATATACCGTCATGTGCGCTTCCAATATGGCGCAGGTTGCTGCACTTGAAGCGCTTCGAAACGGCATGGAAGAGAAAGATCGGATGATTGAATCCTATAACCAGCGCCGGAGAATCATTGTTAAGGGCTTCCGCGAGATCGGACTTGACTGCCACGAGCCGCAAGGCGCATTCTATGCATTCCCATCCATTGCCGGCCTCGGTCTGACTTCGGAGGAATTTGCGACAGGCCTGTTGACTAAGCATAAAGTAGCGGCTGTGCCAGGCGATGTATTCGGTCTCGGCGGTGAGGGCCATCTGCGCTGCTCCTACGCGACACATGTGAATCAGATTACGGAAGCGATTGAACGAATCGGTCTTTATGTGAGAGAGCTTAAAGGCAACTAG
- a CDS encoding Lrp/AsnC family transcriptional regulator, with translation MNERKRQILELLKEDARRSAELIATMLDAPAAEVKQAIAELEQDHIIVKYATVVNWSKVEDEKVTALIEVQITPERGRGFEGIAERIYLYPEVKSVYLMSGAYDLLVEVQGKTLKDVASFVSNKLSPIDAVLSTKTFFILKKYKQDGIIFEEHEDDHRLLVSP, from the coding sequence ATGAATGAACGAAAAAGGCAAATACTTGAACTGCTTAAAGAGGATGCAAGACGCAGCGCGGAACTGATCGCGACTATGCTTGACGCGCCCGCCGCGGAGGTAAAGCAGGCGATTGCGGAATTGGAGCAGGATCATATCATCGTCAAATATGCGACCGTTGTTAATTGGAGCAAGGTTGAAGACGAGAAAGTAACTGCACTTATTGAAGTTCAAATTACACCGGAGCGGGGCCGCGGTTTCGAAGGCATCGCAGAACGGATTTACTTATATCCGGAAGTAAAATCAGTATATTTGATGTCCGGCGCATATGATTTGCTCGTTGAGGTGCAAGGCAAGACGCTTAAGGACGTTGCCTCCTTCGTATCGAATAAACTGTCGCCAATCGACGCTGTACTTTCTACGAAAACATTCTTTATTCTGAAGAAATATAAGCAGGACGGCATTATATTCGAAGAGCATGAGGACGATCACCGTCTTCTTGTCTCACCGTAA
- a CDS encoding spore coat protein, producing MYQQPYQQQQHQGQALHLPILTDEDLAYTVLADLKRVVSEYTTAATESSCQQVRALFTNLLNSTLQMQGQLFKVMEQNNMYSTSSPALRQEIDKQLKQNQQTAQKTEQFLQQISLGGGGQRMQQQYQPVQYPQPQNTQYQQHTVQPHQQHNPNPYYM from the coding sequence GTGTACCAGCAACCTTATCAACAACAACAACATCAAGGACAAGCCCTCCATCTGCCGATTCTGACCGATGAAGATCTAGCGTATACCGTACTAGCTGACTTAAAGCGTGTTGTGAGTGAATATACGACGGCTGCGACAGAATCCAGCTGCCAGCAAGTAAGAGCACTCTTTACGAATCTGCTGAACAGCACGCTGCAGATGCAGGGACAGCTGTTTAAGGTCATGGAACAGAACAATATGTACAGCACGTCATCCCCTGCTCTTCGGCAGGAGATCGATAAACAGCTGAAACAGAATCAGCAGACCGCTCAGAAGACCGAACAGTTTCTGCAGCAGATCTCCCTTGGCGGAGGCGGTCAGCGCATGCAGCAGCAGTACCAGCCGGTGCAATATCCACAGCCGCAAAATACGCAATATCAGCAGCACACGGTCCAGCCCCATCAGCAGCATAATCCGAATCCCTACTATATGTAA
- a CDS encoding endonuclease MutS2: MDNKILHTLDYAKIINKLEQHAATSLGKAAVQALQPNSDLEMVKHSLAITDESYKADRLKGSAPFGGVVDIKPALLRSKIGGTLNPGELLEIAETVRGSRRVKRHVEQLHDDHSVPLLAAMVEQLTEHKALEDAIFFCIDDQGEVLDSASAELANIRRELRSGESRVREKLEGMIRSSSVQKMLQDAIITIRNDRYVIPVKQEYRSNFGGIVHDQSGSGATLFIEPEAIVVMNNKLRELRLAEEREIEKILQKLTALTAEYADELMFDLDVLGQLDFAFAKARLAHTMGATLPLMNDRGFLKLRRGRHPLIAREQVVPIDVELGNNYTAIIVTGPNTGGKTVSLKTIGLLSLMAMSGLFVPAEDGSQLCVFDAIYADIGDEQSIEQSLSTFSSHLTNIIRILSNMTPKSLVLLDELGAGTDPAEGSALAIAILEHMHKLGCRIIATTHYSELKAYAYNRKGVINASMEFDIATLSPTYRLLIGVPGRSNAFAIAERLGLARNIIDHARGEVSEEDMRVESMIASLEENRIGAEAERQTAEALRKQLETERARHEAELQKFEEQRERLLAKAQDDAREVMLKAKREAEEIIADLRKLAQEEGAAVKDHKLIEARRKLDEATPEKRRAAGSAKQKSAKPQQIESGDEVMVYSLNQRGHVVELSGNDAFVQLGIMKMKVALSDLELVKRAEANKAQPKIAASLKRTRDENVRSELDLRGANLEEAMIEVDRFLDESFLAGFGQVFIIHGIGTGVLRTGISDFLRRHKHVKSYRLGRYGEGGAGVTVAELK, translated from the coding sequence TTGGACAACAAAATATTACACACACTCGATTATGCAAAAATCATAAATAAATTAGAGCAGCATGCTGCGACATCACTTGGAAAAGCAGCCGTGCAGGCGCTCCAGCCAAACTCCGATCTGGAGATGGTGAAGCATTCCCTTGCCATTACGGATGAATCCTATAAAGCCGACAGGCTCAAAGGCAGTGCGCCATTCGGCGGCGTTGTCGATATTAAGCCGGCTCTGCTTCGTTCGAAGATCGGCGGTACGTTAAACCCTGGGGAGCTGCTGGAAATTGCGGAGACTGTTCGCGGTTCTCGCCGGGTGAAGCGCCATGTTGAACAGCTTCACGATGACCATTCGGTTCCGCTGCTCGCGGCGATGGTTGAGCAGTTGACGGAGCACAAAGCTTTGGAAGACGCAATCTTCTTCTGCATCGACGATCAAGGGGAAGTGCTGGACAGCGCGAGTGCTGAACTGGCGAACATTCGCAGAGAGCTGCGCAGCGGCGAATCGCGCGTTCGCGAGAAGCTTGAAGGCATGATTCGCTCGTCTTCCGTGCAGAAGATGCTGCAGGATGCCATTATTACCATCCGGAACGATCGTTATGTTATCCCGGTGAAGCAGGAGTATCGTTCGAATTTCGGAGGTATCGTCCACGATCAATCGGGCTCTGGCGCGACGCTGTTCATCGAGCCGGAAGCCATTGTTGTCATGAACAATAAATTGCGCGAGCTGCGGCTTGCCGAAGAGCGGGAAATTGAGAAAATCCTGCAAAAGCTGACCGCGCTGACAGCGGAATATGCCGATGAGCTGATGTTCGATCTAGATGTGCTGGGCCAGCTTGATTTTGCCTTTGCCAAAGCGCGTCTTGCGCATACGATGGGGGCAACGCTGCCGCTCATGAATGACAGAGGCTTCCTGAAGCTGCGCCGCGGTCGCCATCCGCTTATTGCGCGCGAGCAAGTGGTGCCAATAGATGTAGAGCTTGGCAACAACTACACGGCGATTATCGTTACCGGACCCAACACGGGCGGTAAGACGGTCTCGCTGAAGACGATCGGTCTGCTCAGCTTGATGGCGATGTCCGGCTTGTTCGTACCAGCCGAAGATGGCAGCCAGCTATGCGTATTCGATGCGATCTATGCTGATATCGGCGATGAGCAAAGCATTGAACAGAGCTTAAGTACGTTCTCCAGCCACTTAACCAATATTATCCGGATCTTAAGCAATATGACGCCAAAGAGCCTTGTATTGCTCGATGAGCTTGGTGCAGGAACAGACCCTGCGGAAGGCTCAGCGCTGGCGATTGCGATTCTCGAGCATATGCATAAGCTCGGCTGCCGCATTATAGCGACAACGCATTACAGCGAATTGAAAGCCTATGCTTATAACCGCAAAGGTGTTATTAACGCCAGCATGGAATTTGATATTGCAACGCTAAGTCCAACGTACCGGCTGCTTATTGGCGTTCCAGGTCGAAGCAACGCGTTCGCAATCGCGGAGCGACTTGGCCTAGCGCGTAATATTATTGATCACGCGCGCGGCGAAGTGAGCGAAGAGGATATGCGTGTCGAGTCGATGATTGCCTCCTTGGAGGAGAATCGGATCGGGGCGGAGGCAGAGCGGCAGACGGCCGAAGCGCTGCGCAAGCAGCTGGAGACGGAGCGCGCGCGACATGAGGCGGAGCTGCAGAAGTTCGAGGAGCAGCGCGAGAGATTGCTTGCGAAGGCGCAAGATGATGCCCGCGAAGTGATGTTGAAAGCGAAGCGCGAAGCCGAAGAGATCATCGCGGATCTGCGTAAGCTCGCGCAAGAGGAAGGCGCGGCGGTGAAGGATCACAAGCTGATCGAAGCGCGCCGCAAGCTGGATGAAGCGACGCCTGAGAAGCGCAGAGCAGCAGGCAGTGCGAAGCAGAAGTCCGCAAAGCCGCAGCAAATTGAAAGCGGCGATGAGGTTATGGTGTACAGCCTGAATCAGCGCGGTCATGTCGTGGAGCTGTCAGGCAATGATGCCTTTGTGCAGCTCGGCATTATGAAGATGAAAGTGGCGCTTAGTGATCTTGAGCTTGTGAAGCGCGCGGAAGCGAACAAGGCGCAGCCTAAGATCGCCGCAAGCCTCAAGCGTACACGCGATGAGAATGTTCGCTCCGAGCTCGATCTTCGCGGAGCGAACCTGGAGGAAGCGATGATTGAGGTAGACCGCTTCCTCGACGAGTCTTTCCTGGCCGGTTTTGGGCAAGTGTTTATTATCCATGGCATCGGCACTGGCGTGCTGCGTACGGGCATCAGCGATTTCCTGCGCAGACATAAGCATGTGAAGAGCTACCGTCTAGGCAGATATGGCGAAGGCGGAGCGGGAGTTACAGTGGCAGAATTGAAGTAA
- a CDS encoding DUF350 domain-containing protein: MEQEVDQLLSNTFAASLAYVSVAVLALLVFLFFFEFVTKYKCWQEIKRGNMAVAMATGGKIFGICNLFRFSIQANETVYQSIVWATFGFALLIAAYFLFEFLTPVFRIDDEIQKDNKAVGFIAMIISISLSYVIGATIA, translated from the coding sequence ATGGAACAAGAAGTCGACCAATTGCTCAGCAATACGTTTGCGGCATCGCTAGCTTATGTGTCAGTAGCGGTGCTTGCCCTGCTGGTGTTCCTGTTTTTCTTTGAATTTGTAACCAAATATAAGTGCTGGCAGGAGATCAAGCGCGGGAATATGGCGGTTGCGATGGCGACCGGAGGCAAAATCTTCGGCATCTGCAATCTGTTCCGGTTCTCGATTCAGGCGAACGAAACCGTCTACCAGAGCATTGTGTGGGCGACGTTCGGCTTCGCGCTGCTCATTGCCGCGTATTTCTTATTCGAATTTCTGACGCCTGTCTTTCGTATCGACGATGAGATTCAGAAGGACAATAAGGCTGTCGGATTTATTGCAATGATCATATCGATATCGCTTTCTTATGTCATTGGCGCTACGATCGCGTAG
- a CDS encoding MFS transporter: protein MEQGKHSVQSRWHAGKAQEKLRTVTNEGNKRNMDSRALDSQAILLLAVQALLGIANALSGTFLPVYLWKASGSFALLGWFNLTQFVVSGLTFWLVGKWVKEHNKMNSLRLGVALSGVFYLVVLLLGKASISYIVPLGTLIGIGNGCFWLAFNVVYFEITEPGNRDRFNGWAGLLGSGAGIIAPWVSGWLITINNGERGYSIIFTVSSVIFAVAVVLSFWLKKRESSGTYEWLHGFRILREKGNRWRLAVPAIIAQGVREGVFMFFIGLLVYIATKNEGKLGNFSLVTSLVALVSFWLIGRMLKPNRRRAAMMIGSISITAIIAVLFMPLDYRTLLIFGLGTALFMPLYIIPMTSAVFDLIGSDEDSAKQREEFVILREAGLTVGRVIGVTAYLIVLPFIDRSPYVVPSLMLAVGAFPILGWLLMRPLLRTKPVDKERASPSRG, encoded by the coding sequence TTGGAGCAAGGCAAACATTCCGTGCAATCACGCTGGCATGCAGGTAAAGCGCAAGAAAAGCTTCGTACCGTAACGAATGAAGGAAACAAGCGGAATATGGACAGCCGGGCGCTGGATAGCCAAGCGATTCTATTGCTCGCAGTACAAGCGCTGCTCGGTATAGCCAATGCGCTGTCCGGCACGTTCCTGCCGGTCTATCTATGGAAAGCGAGCGGTTCCTTCGCGCTGCTCGGTTGGTTCAACTTAACCCAGTTCGTCGTAAGCGGCCTCACTTTCTGGCTGGTTGGCAAATGGGTGAAGGAGCATAACAAAATGAACAGCCTCCGGCTCGGCGTTGCGCTGTCCGGAGTTTTCTATTTGGTCGTGCTGCTGCTGGGCAAGGCCTCTATTTCATATATTGTGCCGCTCGGCACGCTAATTGGAATTGGCAATGGATGCTTCTGGCTTGCGTTCAATGTTGTCTATTTCGAGATAACGGAGCCAGGCAACCGCGACCGATTCAACGGATGGGCCGGACTGCTCGGGTCAGGTGCAGGCATTATTGCACCTTGGGTTTCGGGATGGCTGATTACGATTAATAATGGCGAGCGCGGATACAGTATTATTTTTACCGTGTCGTCTGTTATCTTTGCCGTTGCGGTCGTGCTGAGCTTCTGGCTGAAGAAGCGGGAGTCGAGTGGCACGTATGAATGGTTACACGGCTTTCGCATACTGCGTGAGAAGGGCAACCGATGGAGGCTAGCGGTTCCGGCGATCATTGCACAAGGAGTGCGCGAAGGCGTATTCATGTTCTTCATCGGCCTGCTTGTCTATATTGCGACGAAGAATGAAGGGAAGCTCGGTAATTTCTCCTTAGTTACGTCGCTCGTTGCGCTCGTAAGCTTCTGGCTGATCGGTCGGATGCTGAAGCCGAATCGAAGACGCGCCGCAATGATGATTGGCTCGATTTCGATAACGGCAATCATTGCGGTGCTGTTCATGCCGCTGGATTATCGGACACTGCTTATCTTTGGTCTAGGAACGGCGTTATTCATGCCGCTCTACATTATACCGATGACATCGGCTGTATTCGATCTCATCGGAAGCGACGAGGACAGCGCGAAGCAGCGGGAGGAGTTCGTCATTCTTCGGGAGGCGGGGCTGACGGTAGGCCGGGTTATCGGAGTAACGGCATATTTAATCGTTCTGCCGTTCATTGACCGCTCTCCGTATGTCGTGCCCTCGCTTATGCTCGCTGTCGGCGCTTTTCCGATTCTCGGCTGGCTGCTCATGCGGCCGCTGCTTCGCACGAAGCCTGTTGATAAAGAACGTGCCTCTCCTTCGAGAGGCTGA
- a CDS encoding MFS transporter translates to MKSPANLRLFNFLFFALLAMFISFLPVYLDAQGQSATRIGIIIGTGGFVSIFAQPFWGMISDRTKTIRNVLLVLIGCSAIIGYLLYASGSFLLLVLFTMLLYCFLLPMDPLTESLNFQTSELRGVSYGSIRTFGALGYAVMSLAVGYVMLYFGVDGMAPLFAALCAVSFVVCLTLTDVPAASKPVSMKSLGKFLSHRETLMFLVLIFIAAVPSRMNDTYLGVSLHDLGGSPELVGQAWFLAAGTEILVFALSFWWMRKGRELAMIAFASFFYFLRFFISAWVTDPHALVYIQGIQMFTFPIFYSAAIQYLYRIVPEEWKATGQTVLALLFFGVSGIVASYAGGVLYEAAGVHYFYLIISSLSLCALLFSLVLLVIYGKRGSLAAQEIGST, encoded by the coding sequence ATGAAATCCCCAGCTAATCTACGGTTATTTAACTTTTTATTTTTCGCATTGCTTGCCATGTTTATCTCATTCTTGCCTGTCTATCTGGATGCGCAAGGACAATCTGCGACGAGGATCGGCATCATTATCGGAACAGGCGGCTTCGTGTCCATCTTCGCCCAGCCGTTCTGGGGGATGATTAGCGACCGCACCAAGACGATTCGCAACGTGCTGCTTGTGCTTATCGGGTGCTCGGCGATAATCGGATATCTGCTCTACGCTTCTGGAAGCTTCCTGCTGCTCGTGCTGTTCACGATGCTGCTCTATTGTTTCCTGCTGCCGATGGATCCGCTGACGGAGAGCCTCAACTTCCAGACCTCCGAGCTGCGGGGCGTCAGCTACGGTTCGATCCGCACATTCGGTGCGCTCGGCTACGCCGTTATGTCGCTGGCGGTCGGTTATGTCATGCTGTACTTTGGCGTGGATGGCATGGCGCCGCTGTTCGCTGCGTTATGTGCGGTTAGTTTTGTAGTTTGCTTGACGCTGACGGATGTGCCTGCTGCGAGTAAACCTGTCTCGATGAAAAGCTTGGGTAAGTTTCTTAGCCATCGCGAGACGCTTATGTTTCTGGTCTTAATATTCATTGCCGCCGTGCCATCCCGGATGAACGATACGTATTTAGGCGTGTCGCTGCATGATCTAGGTGGTAGTCCAGAGCTTGTCGGGCAAGCGTGGTTCCTTGCGGCAGGCACGGAAATTCTCGTCTTTGCGCTGAGCTTCTGGTGGATGCGCAAAGGCCGGGAGCTTGCGATGATTGCTTTTGCAAGCTTCTTCTACTTCCTGCGGTTCTTTATTTCGGCATGGGTGACGGACCCGCACGCACTCGTTTACATTCAAGGAATTCAAATGTTCACTTTCCCGATATTCTATTCAGCGGCGATTCAATATCTGTACCGGATCGTGCCGGAAGAGTGGAAGGCGACGGGTCAAACCGTGCTTGCGCTGCTGTTCTTTGGCGTATCGGGCATCGTTGCTTCGTATGCGGGCGGTGTACTTTATGAGGCGGCTGGCGTGCATTATTTCTATTTGATTATTTCAAGCTTGTCGTTATGTGCGCTCTTGTTCAGTCTCGTTCTGCTTGTCATATATGGGAAGCGAGGCAGTCTGGCAGCTCAGGAAATTGGCTCCACTTAA
- a CDS encoding aspartyl-phosphate phosphatase Spo0E family protein, translating into MACAKTGRKLMSSSIRLLEDEIYALRVKMEQSYIEEATFSSEKVIGLSRLLDMKINEYMQFRRSYAAQQS; encoded by the coding sequence GTGGCTTGTGCAAAAACGGGTCGTAAGCTTATGTCCTCATCCATACGTCTTCTTGAAGACGAGATCTATGCGCTGCGAGTTAAAATGGAGCAATCCTATATTGAAGAAGCAACATTTAGTTCGGAGAAGGTTATTGGCTTAAGTCGGCTTCTCGATATGAAAATAAACGAATATATGCAATTTCGAAGAAGCTACGCAGCGCAGCAGTCGTAA
- the cysK gene encoding cysteine synthase A, translated as MPRIVNDVTELIGETPAVALRRLRQSGMAEVLVKLERFNPSGSVKDRAAFSLIASAEQKGIIAPGATIIEPTSGNTGIGLAMNAAAKGYKLILVMPDNMSKERIGLLKAYGAEVVLTPAAERMPGAIKRAFELQAERPGSYIPNQFENHANPDIHRVTTAQEILRQTGGKLDVFVASAGTGGTITGTGETLKEALPGLYVAVVEPLGSPVLSGGKPGPHKLVGTSPGFVPAILNTSVYDEIVRVSDDDAIQTMRRLAREEGLLLGPSSGASVWAAMEQARRIGEGGRVLCIAPDSGERYLSMGLFD; from the coding sequence ATGCCCCGTATTGTAAACGATGTAACCGAACTGATCGGCGAGACGCCGGCCGTCGCACTAAGAAGGCTGCGGCAGTCAGGGATGGCAGAAGTGCTTGTGAAGCTTGAGCGCTTCAACCCGAGCGGCAGCGTGAAGGACCGTGCCGCATTCTCTCTAATTGCCTCTGCAGAACAGAAAGGCATTATAGCTCCGGGCGCGACAATTATCGAGCCGACCAGCGGCAACACCGGCATTGGTCTTGCGATGAATGCTGCGGCAAAAGGCTATAAGCTCATTCTGGTCATGCCTGACAATATGAGCAAGGAACGGATTGGCCTGCTCAAGGCATATGGCGCAGAGGTTGTCCTCACGCCGGCTGCAGAGCGGATGCCAGGCGCGATCAAGCGCGCATTCGAGCTGCAAGCGGAACGTCCGGGCAGCTATATTCCGAACCAATTCGAGAATCATGCGAATCCGGATATTCATCGTGTCACGACCGCGCAGGAGATTCTGCGTCAAACGGGCGGTAAGCTCGATGTGTTTGTCGCTTCGGCAGGCACCGGAGGGACAATTACCGGCACTGGCGAGACGCTCAAAGAGGCGCTGCCAGGCTTGTACGTTGCTGTTGTCGAGCCGCTTGGCTCTCCCGTGTTATCTGGCGGCAAGCCGGGACCGCATAAGCTCGTCGGCACAAGTCCGGGTTTCGTTCCGGCCATTCTGAACACTTCGGTCTATGACGAAATCGTTCGGGTGTCCGATGATGATGCGATCCAGACGATGCGCCGTCTTGCCCGTGAAGAAGGGCTGCTGCTAGGTCCATCCTCCGGCGCGTCCGTATGGGCTGCAATGGAGCAAGCCCGCCGTATCGGAGAAGGCGGGCGTGTACTTTGTATCGCGCCGGACAGCGGCGAGCGGTATTTAAGTATGGGACTCTTTGATTAA